One window of the Amblyraja radiata isolate CabotCenter1 chromosome 41, sAmbRad1.1.pri, whole genome shotgun sequence genome contains the following:
- the LOC116967748 gene encoding kunitz-type protease inhibitor 1-like — protein sequence MASVFPALVSFLLLFCAPAARAGEECLTSFNVSQGFSLEAGSVDRGASLLDSPEVKGSAECLSRCCSLPNCNLALFSLSQPEHPRCHLIECPLGQSPPVCTLHPRPGFVANFKPGSVQHNDTPTVDCSSPPKTGPCRAAIPRWFYNGTEKTCQEFIYGGCLANLNNYDNKKDCLDACDKSIEPLNNQVPVVSRSVMSLKDCSKPCSAKEFHCSG from the exons atggcgTCTGTGTTTCCAGCTCTCGTCTCCTTCCTCCTCCTGTTCTGTGCGCCGGCGGCCCGGGCCGGAGAGGAATGCTTGACTTCCTTCAATGTATCCCAGGGTTTCAGCCTTGAAGCCGGCAGCGTGGACCGCGGGGCGTCGCTGCTCGACTCGCCGGAGGTGAAAGGCTCTGCCGAGTGCCTGAGCCGATGTTGCTCGCTGCCAAACTGCAACCTCGCCCTGTTCTCCCTCTCCCAGCCCGAACACCCTCGTTGCCATCTCATCGAATGCCCGCTGGGGCAGAGCCCTCCCGTCTGCACCCTCCACCCACGGCCGGGCTTCGTGGCCAACTTCAAACCTGGCTCCGTGCAACACAACGACACGCCGACAG TGGACTGCTCCAGCCCACCGAAGACCGGTCCATGCCGAGCGGCCATCCCCAGGTGGTTTTACAACGGCACGGAAAAGACCTGCCAGGAATTCATCTACGGGGGTTGCCTGGCCAACCTGAACAACTACGACAACAAGAAAGATTGCCTCGATGCTTGCGATAAAAGCATAG AGCCGTTGAACAACCAGGTGCCAGTGGTGAGCAGGAGTGTGATGAGTCTCAAGG ATTGTTCAAAGCCTTGCTCGGCTAAAGAGTTCCACTGCAGTGGA